Proteins co-encoded in one Natronorubrum daqingense genomic window:
- a CDS encoding pantoate kinase, translating into MRDEATAFVPGHITGFFSAHPASDPTTAGSRGAGLTLTDGVEVTVEPAADDTSTVVLDGETITVEPVETVLETLEVTARVEADSEIPLGSGFGVSGALALGTVLAANHVFDRQLSRNELVTIAHGAEVQAETGLGDVVAQAHGGIPIRLEPGGPLVNKLDAIPSRARVEYVTFGELSTAEVLSADTDQLSAAGKQALSNVVEEPTLLSFMYASRSFAREAELLTETVAGVIGDVTDADGQASMAMLGESVFALGTGLSDAGYEPNVCATHPAGAFLK; encoded by the coding sequence ATGCGTGACGAGGCAACGGCGTTCGTCCCGGGGCACATAACGGGCTTTTTCAGCGCTCATCCGGCGTCGGATCCAACGACTGCGGGCTCGAGAGGAGCCGGATTGACACTCACCGACGGCGTCGAGGTGACCGTCGAACCCGCAGCTGACGACACGTCGACGGTCGTTCTCGACGGTGAGACGATCACGGTCGAGCCCGTCGAAACCGTTCTCGAGACGCTCGAGGTTACGGCTCGCGTCGAAGCGGACTCGGAGATTCCACTCGGCTCAGGCTTTGGTGTCTCGGGCGCACTGGCACTCGGGACGGTCCTAGCTGCGAACCACGTCTTCGACCGACAGTTATCTCGAAACGAACTGGTAACGATCGCACACGGCGCGGAAGTACAGGCGGAGACTGGCCTGGGCGATGTCGTCGCGCAGGCCCACGGTGGCATTCCGATTCGGTTAGAGCCGGGGGGGCCGCTCGTCAACAAACTGGATGCCATTCCATCGCGAGCGCGCGTCGAGTACGTCACGTTTGGGGAACTCTCGACGGCTGAGGTGCTCTCGGCGGACACCGACCAGCTTTCGGCCGCTGGCAAACAGGCCCTCTCGAACGTCGTCGAGGAGCCGACGCTCCTGTCGTTCATGTACGCCTCGAGATCGTTCGCGCGCGAGGCGGAGTTGCTCACCGAGACGGTCGCTGGCGTGATTGGTGACGTCACCGACGCCGATGGACAGGCGTCGATGGCGATGCTCGGCGAATCCGTCTTCGCGCTCGGGACTGGCCTCTCCGATGCGGGCTACGAACCGAACGTCTGTGCGACGCATCCTGCGGGCGCATTCCTCAAGTAA
- a CDS encoding lipase/acyltransferase domain-containing protein, which translates to MSEKDTPHGRSTNESTATNRRTMLRGTGAAIVGMTGVAASSSTASAVSTTEIEVLDVGGSVFGSGSTPSIPVGEEVFIFAHGWFGDTTVASQASDVATSMADVGYEADEYVAIEWDATTINFIGAENETEDVGETVAEMLEEFYDDGGGDVRLVGHSLGGRVVLETVNHIDDSYEVETVAPLGAAADGETVCGGGLGSGEWYDGIADNAADVRNYHSEDDSTVGAAYGGIGGAALGTDGSGCPDDTADTYTDVDVTDSVGSHMAFLGDDEVGSDLAEAAGVDVDDNGGIFD; encoded by the coding sequence ATGTCAGAGAAAGATACACCACACGGACGATCGACGAACGAATCGACGGCGACGAACCGACGGACGATGCTCAGAGGAACCGGCGCGGCAATCGTTGGAATGACTGGAGTAGCAGCGTCCTCGAGTACGGCGAGTGCCGTTTCGACGACCGAAATCGAGGTGCTCGACGTCGGTGGGAGCGTCTTCGGCAGCGGCTCGACGCCGTCGATTCCCGTCGGCGAGGAAGTCTTCATCTTCGCCCACGGCTGGTTCGGCGACACGACGGTCGCGAGCCAGGCCTCCGACGTTGCAACCTCGATGGCGGATGTCGGCTACGAAGCCGACGAGTACGTCGCCATCGAGTGGGACGCCACCACGATCAACTTCATCGGCGCGGAGAACGAAACCGAAGACGTCGGCGAGACGGTCGCCGAAATGCTCGAGGAGTTCTACGACGACGGTGGCGGTGACGTGCGCTTGGTTGGTCACTCGTTGGGCGGCCGCGTCGTCCTCGAGACGGTCAACCACATCGACGACAGCTACGAAGTCGAGACGGTCGCACCGTTGGGTGCGGCCGCTGACGGAGAGACGGTCTGTGGTGGTGGACTCGGCTCCGGCGAGTGGTACGACGGGATCGCTGATAACGCCGCTGATGTCAGGAACTATCACTCCGAGGACGACTCGACGGTCGGCGCAGCCTACGGCGGCATCGGCGGCGCTGCACTCGGAACTGACGGGTCGGGCTGTCCAGACGATACAGCGGATACGTACACGGACGTCGACGTGACCGACAGCGTCGGCAGCCACATGGCCTTCTTGGGTGACGACGAAGTCGGGTCCGACCTCGCCGAGGCTGCCGGCGTGGATGTCGACGACAACGGCGGCATCTTCGACTGA
- a CDS encoding lipase/acyltransferase domain-containing protein, which produces MTNNDSRHESVDDTRTTDRRTMLKASGTALAAGVGLSASSGSAAAVSTFDIEVLDVGGSVFGSGSTPSIPVGEEVFIFAHGWFGDTTVASQAADVASSMEDVGYEADEYVAIEWDATTINFIGAENETEDVGETVAEMLEEFYDDGGGDVRLVGHSLGGRVVLETVNHIDDGYEVETVAPLGAAADGDMVCEGEGGLFGDNWYDGIADNAADVRNYHSEDDSTVGAAYGGIGGAALGTDGSGCPDDTAETYTDVDVTDSVGSHMGFLGDEAVGADLAEAAGVDVDDDDGGWGWL; this is translated from the coding sequence ATGACAAATAATGACTCACGGCACGAATCAGTGGATGACACACGAACGACAGATCGACGAACGATGCTCAAAGCGAGTGGAACGGCACTCGCAGCCGGAGTTGGACTCTCCGCGTCGTCAGGGTCGGCAGCCGCTGTTTCGACGTTCGACATCGAGGTGCTCGACGTCGGGGGGAGCGTCTTCGGCAGCGGCTCGACACCCTCGATTCCCGTCGGCGAGGAAGTCTTCATCTTCGCCCACGGCTGGTTCGGCGACACGACCGTCGCGAGCCAGGCGGCAGACGTCGCGTCCTCCATGGAAGACGTCGGCTACGAAGCCGACGAGTACGTCGCCATCGAGTGGGACGCCACTACGATCAACTTCATCGGCGCGGAGAACGAAACCGAAGACGTCGGCGAGACGGTCGCCGAAATGCTCGAGGAGTTCTACGACGACGGCGGCGGTGACGTGCGCCTCGTCGGTCACTCTCTCGGCGGCCGCGTCGTCCTCGAGACGGTCAATCACATTGACGACGGGTACGAAGTCGAAACCGTCGCCCCACTCGGGGCAGCAGCGGACGGTGACATGGTCTGTGAAGGCGAAGGTGGGCTGTTCGGTGACAACTGGTACGACGGCATCGCGGACAACGCTGCGGACGTGCGGAACTATCACTCCGAAGACGACTCGACGGTCGGCGCAGCCTACGGCGGCATCGGCGGCGCTGCACTCGGAACTGACGGGTCGGGCTGTCCGGACGACACGGCAGAAACCTACACGGACGTCGACGTGACCGACAGCGTCGGCAGCCACATGGGCTTCCTCGGAGACGAGGCGGTCGGTGCTGACCTCGCCGAGGCCGCCGGTGTGGACGTCGACGACGATGACGGTGGCTGGGGCTGGCTCTAA
- a CDS encoding alpha/beta hydrolase → MVDNNKQKVDDESFSPDRRAMLKGTGVALAGTTGLAASTGSASAVSSFDIDVIEVSDSLFSPADPDPFPVEDELFVFIHGWFGDSTVASQAADVAESLEDGGYEPDEYVGIEWDATTINFIGATAETEAVGETVAELAQNFYDDGGGSIRLVGHSLGGRAVLETINALEDGYEIETVAPLGAAADGDEVCDVSGVFSDSWYDGIANNAGEVRNYHSENDSTVGAAYGGLTGNALGAEGSDCDDVADTYADIDVTDSVSNHFSFLGDSVVGEDLAAAIVDGEGADHGEAPGNGGGWWG, encoded by the coding sequence ATGGTAGATAACAACAAGCAGAAAGTAGACGACGAATCGTTCAGCCCTGATCGCCGCGCAATGCTCAAAGGAACCGGCGTCGCGCTCGCTGGGACAACAGGACTCGCCGCCTCGACGGGCTCAGCATCCGCCGTGTCCTCGTTCGATATTGACGTCATCGAGGTCAGCGACAGCCTCTTTTCGCCGGCCGACCCCGACCCGTTTCCAGTCGAAGACGAACTCTTCGTCTTCATCCACGGCTGGTTCGGCGACTCCACCGTCGCGAGTCAAGCGGCGGACGTCGCAGAATCACTCGAGGACGGCGGCTACGAACCGGACGAGTACGTCGGCATCGAGTGGGACGCCACCACGATCAACTTCATCGGCGCGACCGCGGAAACCGAAGCGGTCGGCGAAACCGTCGCCGAACTGGCACAGAACTTCTACGACGACGGCGGTGGGAGTATCCGTCTCGTCGGGCACTCACTGGGTGGACGCGCGGTCCTCGAGACGATCAACGCCCTCGAGGATGGCTACGAAATCGAGACGGTGGCACCACTCGGTGCCGCTGCAGACGGCGACGAGGTCTGTGACGTGAGTGGCGTCTTCAGCGACAGTTGGTACGACGGCATCGCGAACAACGCCGGCGAGGTTCGAAACTACCACTCCGAAAACGACTCGACGGTCGGTGCTGCCTACGGTGGCCTGACCGGGAACGCGCTGGGGGCAGAGGGCTCCGACTGCGACGACGTCGCCGACACGTACGCGGACATCGACGTGACCGACAGCGTCAGCAACCACTTCTCGTTCCTCGGTGACAGCGTAGTTGGCGAAGACCTCGCCGCCGCAATCGTCGACGGCGAGGGTGCAGACCACGGTGAAGCGCCGGGCAACGGCGGTGGCTGGTGGGGATAG
- a CDS encoding CHRD domain-containing protein: protein MITETDDAYSMRATRDEFGEISSRYAGSFTVTESQIITLYNEEFYQDVHTEEFEDGEVRDQLTPTDQDVQLFDADLTGATTVLGHATGSLTDGELTVGGDFSGLRSRLENQMENVLAPAITIYTNGDNSSTYELIADIEDDEGSGQFAGSYELTDEEIEALRSGELTVEISTEDHPDGAATGEFVPR, encoded by the coding sequence GTGATTACTGAGACCGACGACGCCTACTCGATGCGAGCCACTCGAGACGAGTTCGGTGAAATAAGCTCACGATACGCCGGCTCGTTCACGGTAACTGAGAGCCAAATAATCACCCTATACAACGAAGAGTTCTACCAGGATGTCCACACCGAAGAGTTCGAAGACGGTGAAGTACGTGACCAGCTTACACCCACGGACCAAGACGTGCAATTGTTTGACGCAGACCTTACCGGCGCCACGACTGTTCTCGGCCACGCTACTGGATCCCTTACCGATGGTGAACTTACTGTCGGAGGGGATTTCAGTGGTCTGCGTAGCCGACTGGAAAATCAAATGGAGAACGTGCTTGCGCCGGCGATTACTATCTACACCAACGGAGACAACTCCTCTACGTACGAGTTGATTGCTGATATCGAAGATGACGAGGGAAGTGGTCAGTTTGCGGGATCGTATGAACTCACTGATGAAGAAATCGAAGCTCTCAGAAGTGGCGAGCTCACCGTCGAAATCTCGACCGAAGACCATCCAGATGGTGCCGCTACTGGTGAATTTGTGCCACGATAA
- a CDS encoding zinc-binding dehydrogenase — protein MPSEMTSHVIEEYGEPDVLTETTIDVPEPDPDEVRVEVVASSVNPVDYKIRQGAIPDFAPELPATLHCDVSGVVDEVGANVTRFDEGDEVYGMPGGAGQQGSLADYVVGHVGTFAHAPESIPLEDAAALPVVALTAWEMLVDKTTVFLGDEVLVYGATGGVGHIGVQLADWFGANVTATASSEEKRALADEFGADATVDYTETDVESYVEKHAGGDGFDVVFDPIGDDHLQTAFDAVGPFGTVVTTESSSTQDISAMHERSLELGVVLVILPVLLGERQERIGDELADIATLVDDGVVEPHIDERFAFEDVTDAHRLGESGDFQGKILLVNE, from the coding sequence ATGCCTTCCGAGATGACATCCCACGTGATCGAAGAATACGGAGAACCGGACGTACTCACGGAGACGACCATCGACGTTCCCGAACCTGATCCGGACGAGGTTCGCGTCGAGGTCGTCGCCTCGAGCGTCAATCCCGTCGATTACAAGATTCGACAGGGAGCCATTCCCGATTTCGCGCCGGAACTCCCCGCGACGCTCCACTGCGACGTGTCGGGCGTCGTCGACGAAGTCGGCGCGAACGTCACGCGCTTCGACGAAGGCGACGAGGTGTACGGCATGCCCGGCGGCGCGGGCCAGCAGGGCTCGCTCGCGGATTACGTCGTCGGCCACGTCGGGACGTTCGCCCACGCGCCGGAGTCGATCCCGCTTGAGGACGCAGCGGCGTTGCCAGTCGTCGCGCTCACCGCCTGGGAGATGCTCGTCGACAAGACGACCGTCTTCCTCGGCGACGAGGTGCTCGTCTACGGCGCGACCGGCGGCGTCGGGCACATCGGCGTCCAGTTAGCCGACTGGTTTGGGGCCAACGTGACCGCGACGGCCTCGAGCGAAGAAAAACGCGCTCTCGCCGACGAGTTCGGTGCCGACGCGACGGTTGACTACACCGAGACCGACGTCGAGTCGTACGTCGAGAAACACGCTGGCGGCGACGGCTTCGACGTCGTCTTCGATCCGATCGGCGACGACCATCTCCAGACGGCCTTCGACGCCGTGGGGCCGTTCGGAACCGTGGTAACGACGGAATCGAGCTCGACGCAGGACATCTCGGCGATGCACGAACGGTCGCTCGAGCTCGGCGTCGTGCTTGTGATCCTCCCCGTGTTACTCGGCGAGCGACAGGAGCGGATCGGAGACGAACTCGCGGATATCGCGACGCTGGTCGACGACGGCGTCGTCGAACCGCACATTGACGAGCGATTCGCCTTCGAAGACGTCACTGACGCACATCGATTGGGCGAATCAGGTGACTTCCAGGGCAAGATTCTGCTCGTCAACGAATAA
- the aspS gene encoding aspartate--tRNA(Asn) ligase yields MQDRIHTADAEPGDDATVAGWVHEIRDLGGIAFLILRDSSGKIQIKFEKDEMDEELVETGLSVSRESVVKVSGAVEEEPRAPTGVEVTPEELEVVAPAEPELPLDPSGKVDAELSTRLDNRTLDLRKDEVQAVFEIRAEILRAVREQFRAFDCTEINTPKIVATGTEGGTELFPITYFGEEAFMNQSPQLFKQLIAGSNVERVFEIGPIFRAEEHNTPRHLNEATSIDFEGAFCDQNDAMDVVEGVVTAAYEAIVENCQDELEALGLAAEFEVPDEAFPRLSYEEAIERINATGELDEQLVWGDDLPTEGEKALGDDVGGHYFITDWPSEIKPFYIKDHDDDEQLSTGFDLMHPRMELVSGGQREHRHEKLIEGFEQQGLDPEQFEYYTKMFKYGMPPHAGFGLGGERLVMTILGLDNIREAVLFPRDRQRLSP; encoded by the coding sequence ATGCAGGATAGAATTCACACTGCGGACGCCGAGCCGGGCGACGACGCGACGGTCGCTGGCTGGGTACACGAGATTCGTGACCTGGGCGGAATCGCCTTCCTGATTCTCCGGGACAGCTCGGGCAAGATTCAGATCAAGTTCGAAAAGGACGAGATGGACGAAGAGTTGGTCGAAACTGGCCTCAGCGTCTCTCGAGAGAGCGTCGTGAAGGTCTCCGGTGCGGTCGAAGAAGAGCCACGCGCACCGACGGGCGTCGAGGTCACGCCCGAGGAACTCGAGGTCGTCGCTCCTGCCGAACCCGAACTCCCACTCGATCCGTCCGGAAAGGTCGACGCGGAACTCTCGACGCGACTCGACAACCGGACGCTCGACCTCCGGAAAGACGAGGTTCAGGCAGTGTTCGAGATTCGCGCCGAAATCCTTCGCGCGGTCCGCGAGCAGTTCCGCGCGTTCGACTGTACGGAGATCAACACGCCGAAGATCGTTGCGACGGGAACCGAGGGCGGTACCGAACTCTTCCCGATCACGTACTTCGGCGAGGAAGCGTTCATGAACCAGTCGCCACAGCTGTTCAAACAGCTCATCGCCGGGTCGAACGTCGAGCGCGTCTTCGAGATCGGTCCGATCTTCCGCGCCGAAGAGCACAACACGCCGCGACACCTGAACGAAGCGACCTCGATTGACTTCGAGGGCGCCTTTTGCGACCAGAACGACGCGATGGACGTCGTCGAGGGCGTCGTCACGGCAGCCTACGAGGCCATCGTCGAGAACTGCCAGGACGAACTCGAGGCACTCGGTCTCGCCGCGGAGTTCGAGGTTCCGGACGAGGCGTTCCCACGTCTTAGCTACGAGGAAGCCATCGAGCGCATCAACGCGACGGGCGAACTCGACGAGCAACTCGTCTGGGGCGACGACCTGCCAACGGAAGGCGAGAAGGCACTCGGCGACGACGTCGGTGGCCACTACTTCATCACCGACTGGCCGAGCGAGATCAAGCCGTTCTACATCAAAGATCACGACGACGACGAGCAACTCTCGACCGGCTTCGACCTGATGCACCCGCGGATGGAACTCGTCTCGGGCGGCCAGCGTGAGCACCGACACGAGAAGCTCATCGAAGGCTTCGAGCAGCAAGGACTCGATCCAGAACAGTTCGAGTACTACACGAAAATGTTCAAGTACGGCATGCCGCCACACGCCGGCTTCGGACTCGGCGGCGAGCGACTCGTGATGACGATCCTCGGATTGGACAACATCCGAGAAGCAGTGCTCTTCCCGCGGGATCGTCAACGTCTGAGTCCGTAG
- a CDS encoding SIR2 family NAD-dependent protein deacylase, which produces MNDLEELAEQIDRDATAVAFTGAGISAPSGVPTFRGDDGVWEKFDEGQFTYGRFQRDPEGFWDDRVDLQRELFGGEYEPNAAHEALASMGQDGHLEAILTQNTDGLHEDALESVRDDASATDDVTATDGVAATDDATTGTSEPTLLELHGNSRRVRCVDCGKRVDGDPIVERAADGELPPTCDCGGVYKPDVVLFGEQLPGAVIQQARTLARKSDVFLAIGSSLVVEPAASLPRIAASNGATVGIVNLESTPVDSSAEVVIREDVTEVLPHLQSLVNADC; this is translated from the coding sequence ATGAACGACCTCGAGGAACTCGCCGAGCAAATCGACCGCGACGCGACGGCCGTCGCGTTCACGGGAGCGGGAATCTCCGCACCGTCGGGCGTTCCCACGTTTCGCGGCGACGACGGCGTTTGGGAGAAGTTCGACGAAGGACAGTTCACCTACGGGCGCTTCCAGCGCGATCCGGAGGGGTTCTGGGACGACCGCGTCGATCTCCAGCGGGAGCTATTCGGCGGCGAGTACGAACCCAACGCTGCTCACGAGGCGCTGGCATCGATGGGCCAGGACGGCCATCTCGAGGCAATTCTCACGCAGAACACGGACGGGCTTCACGAGGACGCACTCGAGTCGGTGAGGGACGACGCGAGCGCGACGGACGATGTGACTGCGACGGACGGCGTGGCGGCGACGGACGACGCGACGACCGGGACGAGCGAGCCGACGCTCCTCGAGTTGCACGGGAACTCTCGACGGGTCCGATGCGTCGACTGCGGGAAACGAGTTGACGGCGACCCGATCGTCGAACGCGCCGCGGACGGCGAACTGCCGCCGACCTGCGACTGCGGCGGCGTCTACAAACCCGACGTCGTCCTCTTTGGCGAACAGTTGCCGGGAGCGGTCATCCAGCAAGCCCGCACGCTGGCACGAAAGAGCGACGTGTTCCTCGCGATTGGCTCGTCGCTGGTCGTCGAACCCGCGGCGTCGCTGCCCCGAATCGCCGCGTCGAACGGCGCGACGGTCGGCATCGTCAACCTCGAGTCGACGCCGGTCGATAGCAGTGCCGAGGTGGTGATCCGTGAGGACGTCACCGAAGTGTTGCCCCACCTCCAGTCGCTCGTGAACGCCGATTGCTGA
- a CDS encoding phosphoglycerol geranylgeranyltransferase, protein MTTCPWDDWNHVLKIDPDKDLPEGVTYGDLCATGTDAIEVGGTMGITEENMEAVVDACAEHDVPLYQEPSSPDVVIDNRALEGYLIPTVLNAGSPFWITGAHKEWVRLDGDMDWDRTWTEAYIVMNPDADVATYTEADCDLSADDVAAYATVAERMFGQELVYLEYSGTFGDEGIVEAASEATDESTLFYGGGIHDYDSAATMAAHADVIVVGDLAHDEGVGAVRETVEAARDA, encoded by the coding sequence ATGACTACCTGCCCCTGGGACGATTGGAACCACGTTCTGAAGATCGATCCCGACAAGGACCTTCCCGAGGGCGTCACGTACGGGGATCTCTGTGCGACCGGCACCGACGCGATCGAAGTCGGCGGCACCATGGGTATCACCGAGGAGAACATGGAAGCCGTCGTCGACGCCTGCGCCGAACACGACGTGCCGCTCTATCAGGAACCCTCGAGTCCGGACGTCGTCATCGACAATCGGGCGCTCGAAGGCTACCTCATTCCGACCGTACTCAACGCTGGCTCTCCCTTCTGGATCACGGGCGCACACAAGGAGTGGGTGCGACTGGACGGCGATATGGACTGGGACCGGACGTGGACGGAAGCCTACATCGTGATGAACCCCGACGCCGACGTCGCGACGTACACCGAAGCCGACTGCGACCTCAGCGCCGACGACGTCGCCGCCTACGCGACGGTTGCAGAACGCATGTTCGGCCAGGAACTCGTCTACCTCGAGTACTCCGGCACGTTCGGCGACGAGGGTATCGTCGAAGCCGCGAGCGAGGCGACCGACGAATCGACGCTGTTCTACGGCGGTGGTATTCACGACTACGATTCCGCGGCGACGATGGCCGCACACGCGGACGTCATCGTCGTCGGCGACCTCGCACACGACGAGGGCGTCGGTGCCGTTCGCGAGACGGTCGAAGCAGCGCGAGACGCATAA
- a CDS encoding branched-chain amino acid transaminase: MGFDEMDVDTIWMDGEYVDWDDAQVHVLTHGLHYGSGVFEGARCYDTEEGPAIFRWEEHLERLFQSAKPYEMDIDHSKEELTEATKTLIRQQDLESCYIRPVAFYGYNSLGVSPEDCPTKTAIAVWPWGAYLGEEALEEGIDVMISSWRKHASSQIPTNAKTNGLYVNSMLAGEEARRNGYAEAIVLNKEGNVAEGPGENVFLVRDDEIYTPGLSESILDGITRDTVITLAEDLGYTVHDTVSISRGELNTADELFFTGSAAEVTPIRKVDNVVIGDGSRGPVTEDIQQKFFDVVERKTGEYDEWFDYV, from the coding sequence ATGGGATTCGACGAGATGGACGTCGACACGATCTGGATGGACGGCGAGTATGTCGACTGGGACGACGCGCAGGTGCACGTCCTCACGCACGGACTTCACTACGGGAGCGGCGTCTTCGAAGGGGCCCGCTGTTACGACACCGAGGAGGGCCCGGCGATCTTTCGCTGGGAGGAACACTTAGAGCGACTCTTTCAGTCCGCAAAGCCCTACGAGATGGATATCGATCACTCGAAAGAAGAGCTAACCGAGGCGACGAAAACGCTCATCCGCCAACAGGACCTCGAGTCGTGTTACATCCGTCCGGTCGCGTTCTACGGCTACAATTCACTCGGCGTGAGTCCGGAAGATTGCCCGACGAAGACGGCGATTGCCGTCTGGCCGTGGGGAGCGTACCTCGGCGAGGAGGCACTCGAGGAAGGAATCGACGTGATGATCTCCTCGTGGCGAAAGCACGCCTCGAGCCAGATTCCGACGAACGCGAAGACGAACGGTCTCTACGTCAACAGCATGCTCGCGGGCGAGGAAGCCCGACGAAACGGCTACGCGGAAGCGATCGTCCTGAACAAGGAGGGCAACGTCGCGGAAGGCCCCGGCGAGAACGTCTTCCTCGTCCGCGACGACGAGATTTACACGCCCGGCCTCTCGGAGTCGATCCTCGACGGCATCACCCGAGATACGGTGATCACGCTCGCGGAGGATCTCGGCTACACCGTCCACGACACCGTCTCGATCTCTCGAGGCGAACTCAACACGGCCGACGAACTGTTCTTCACCGGCTCCGCGGCCGAGGTGACGCCGATTCGGAAGGTCGACAACGTCGTCATCGGCGACGGCTCGCGTGGCCCCGTGACCGAGGACATTCAACAGAAGTTCTTCGACGTCGTCGAGCGCAAGACCGGCGAGTACGACGAGTGGTTCGACTACGTCTGA